One window from the genome of Alkalihalobacillus sp. LMS6 encodes:
- a CDS encoding endonuclease MutS2: MEHVLRVLEYGKMKSQLMTFVASSLGKQQVQALKPSINMEDVQLMQNETGEMSTVIRLKAHIPLGGISDIKPHVKRAAIGGVLSASELTEIAGTLYGSKQLNYFFEEIEEEGHIEIPLLQELIQELEPLSPLEKEIKQCIDDYGAVLDQASQSLRTIRHQIRSFESTIKSKLESITRASGTRKMLSDAIVTIRGDRYVVPVKQEYRGSFGGIVHDQSSSGATLFIEPSSIVTLNNQLTEAKAKEKREIERILTALSAQVAEEADQLLTNVEIVAKIDFIAAKGYYAKSMKAVQPKLNDQGVIDLRQARHPLLPADEVVPSDIAMGNEVRSLVITGPNTGGKTVTLKTIGLLTLMGQSGLHVPANEETELAVFEHVFADIGDEQSIEQSLSTFSSHMKNIVSILEDMNAQSLVLFDELGAGTDPTEGAALAISILDHVYKKGALAAATTHYSELKGYAFNREGAINASVEFDVETLRPTYRLLVGVPGRSNAFAISRRLGLAEGIIDEAKLQIDSDSTQVENMISSLEDSRKLSEREWSEASKIRSEAERLRSDLEKKLEEFEAMKEKVMEEAEAKAAKAVADAQEEAEVIISELRDMQKEGYRVKEHQLIDARKQLSEATPKLNKKQKQVKKAAEKAKKTPQAGDEVKVISFNQKGTVLKKINETDYQVQLGIMKMTVALDDMHVLDQPKAQEPQKTITTIRGNDAHVKSELDLRGVRYDEAMNKIEKYIDDALLAGYHQVSIIHGKGTGALRKGVKQLVANHPRIKSSRDGGMNEGGIGNTVVELK, encoded by the coding sequence ATGGAGCACGTTCTCCGAGTACTAGAATATGGCAAGATGAAGTCACAGCTAATGACGTTTGTGGCATCGAGCCTTGGAAAGCAACAAGTACAGGCGCTAAAGCCATCGATAAATATGGAAGACGTTCAACTTATGCAAAATGAGACTGGTGAAATGAGTACAGTCATTCGCCTTAAAGCTCACATTCCTTTAGGGGGAATTAGTGATATAAAACCGCATGTAAAGCGAGCTGCAATTGGCGGAGTTCTTTCTGCTAGTGAGCTAACTGAAATAGCTGGAACACTATACGGGAGTAAGCAACTAAACTATTTCTTCGAGGAAATTGAGGAAGAAGGGCACATCGAGATCCCGCTTCTTCAAGAGTTGATTCAAGAGCTAGAGCCTCTATCTCCACTTGAAAAAGAAATTAAACAATGTATTGATGACTACGGTGCGGTTTTAGATCAGGCTAGTCAATCATTGCGTACAATTCGTCATCAGATCCGAAGCTTTGAATCAACAATTAAATCAAAATTAGAATCCATAACCCGTGCAAGCGGGACGAGAAAAATGTTGTCGGATGCAATTGTGACGATTCGTGGTGACCGTTACGTGGTTCCTGTAAAGCAAGAATATCGTGGTAGCTTTGGTGGGATTGTTCACGATCAATCGTCGTCAGGAGCGACATTGTTTATAGAACCATCTTCTATCGTGACGCTAAATAACCAGTTAACGGAAGCAAAAGCGAAAGAGAAAAGAGAGATTGAGCGAATTTTAACAGCCCTGTCTGCCCAGGTAGCAGAAGAAGCAGATCAATTGCTAACGAATGTAGAGATTGTAGCAAAAATAGACTTTATTGCAGCAAAAGGATATTACGCGAAATCAATGAAAGCCGTCCAGCCGAAGTTAAATGACCAAGGTGTAATTGATTTGAGGCAAGCACGCCATCCATTATTACCTGCTGATGAAGTGGTACCAAGTGATATCGCAATGGGCAACGAGGTTCGTTCACTTGTTATTACTGGACCAAATACCGGAGGGAAAACAGTCACGTTAAAGACAATTGGCTTGCTTACCTTAATGGGTCAGTCTGGCCTGCACGTTCCTGCGAATGAAGAAACGGAGCTTGCGGTGTTTGAACATGTATTTGCAGATATCGGAGATGAGCAATCGATTGAACAGAGCTTAAGTACCTTTTCATCTCATATGAAAAATATCGTTTCAATCCTTGAAGATATGAATGCTCAAAGCCTTGTATTATTTGACGAGCTTGGAGCAGGGACCGACCCAACCGAAGGGGCTGCCCTCGCGATTTCGATTCTCGATCATGTGTACAAAAAAGGAGCGTTAGCAGCGGCCACCACCCACTATAGTGAGTTAAAAGGGTATGCATTTAACCGTGAAGGGGCTATTAATGCAAGTGTGGAATTCGATGTGGAAACGTTAAGACCAACATACCGCCTGCTTGTTGGTGTACCTGGACGAAGCAACGCATTTGCGATTTCAAGGCGATTGGGTTTAGCGGAAGGTATTATTGATGAGGCGAAATTACAAATTGATAGTGATTCTACCCAAGTCGAAAATATGATCTCTTCTCTTGAAGATAGCCGGAAATTGTCGGAGCGAGAGTGGAGCGAAGCATCGAAAATCCGTTCTGAAGCAGAGCGTTTGCGATCGGATCTAGAGAAAAAACTTGAAGAATTTGAAGCCATGAAAGAAAAAGTAATGGAAGAAGCAGAAGCAAAGGCGGCAAAGGCAGTTGCAGATGCTCAAGAAGAAGCAGAAGTAATTATATCCGAATTAAGGGATATGCAAAAAGAAGGATACCGTGTGAAAGAGCATCAGCTCATTGATGCCCGAAAACAGCTATCAGAAGCAACGCCAAAGCTGAATAAAAAACAAAAGCAAGTGAAAAAAGCGGCAGAAAAAGCTAAAAAAACCCCGCAAGCTGGTGACGAGGTAAAAGTCATTAGTTTTAACCAAAAAGGGACAGTGCTTAAAAAAATTAATGAAACGGATTATCAAGTTCAGCTAGGTATCATGAAAATGACGGTTGCGCTAGATGACATGCACGTACTTGATCAACCGAAAGCACAAGAACCTCAGAAAACCATTACAACCATCCGCGGCAACGACGCACATGTGAAATCAGAATTGGATTTACGAGGTGTCCGTTATGATGAAGCGATGAATAAAATTGAAAAATACATTGATGATGCTTTGCTTGCTGGTTATCACCAAGTCTCAATCATTCACGGAAAAGGTACGGGTGCTTTACGTAAAGGAGTTAAACAGCTTGTTGCAAATCACCCTCGAATTAAATCATCTAGAGATGGTGGCATGAATGAAGGCGGGATCGGCAATACGGTAGTGGAATTAAAATAG
- a CDS encoding DUF350 domain-containing protein: protein MERLLSNEWILTIANYSVTILMLIVFLAIFETVTKYNNWEEIKKGNVAVAMATGGKMFGVANIFATAIQQSESLITMLLWGGFGFTLLLFSYFIFEFLTPGFNVDEEIGNDNRAVGLLSLLLSVGLSFVIAAGIKQ from the coding sequence ATGGAACGCTTATTGTCAAATGAATGGATCTTGACGATTGCAAACTACAGTGTAACCATTTTAATGCTGATCGTTTTTTTAGCCATTTTCGAAACGGTGACAAAGTACAATAACTGGGAAGAAATAAAAAAAGGCAATGTTGCAGTAGCAATGGCAACAGGAGGGAAGATGTTTGGTGTCGCCAACATCTTCGCGACTGCCATTCAGCAGTCAGAATCCCTTATTACGATGCTTTTATGGGGTGGTTTTGGCTTCACGCTTTTACTGTTTAGCTATTTTATATTTGAATTCTTGACACCGGGATTTAATGTCGATGAGGAAATCGGAAACGATAATCGTGCAGTTGGTTTGTTGTCACTTCTGCTTTCGGTCGGGTTGTCATTCGTTATTGCAGCGGGAATAAAACAATAG
- a CDS encoding CvpA family protein: MLSLVILVLLLFGFFIGRRRGFILQLIHLVSFFVAIFIAWRYYEPLANTIRLYIPYPDFSSDGTIGMIIQSFDAESVYYSAIAFAILFFVTKIILHIIGSMLDFVSHLPILKTVNRLLGGVLGFLEIYLLLFILLFVATVVPVEGVQSALQSSVVAGMMIEHTPYLSDWLSELWVRPSF; this comes from the coding sequence ATGCTCAGTTTAGTGATTCTTGTATTGTTGCTTTTTGGCTTCTTTATAGGGAGACGTAGAGGATTTATTCTGCAGTTAATCCATTTAGTGAGCTTTTTTGTAGCAATTTTTATTGCGTGGCGTTATTATGAGCCATTAGCGAATACCATTCGATTATATATTCCCTATCCGGATTTTTCGAGCGACGGTACAATTGGGATGATTATTCAATCATTTGATGCAGAAAGTGTTTATTATTCTGCCATTGCGTTTGCGATCCTATTTTTCGTTACCAAAATTATCTTGCATATTATAGGTTCGATGTTAGACTTCGTTTCGCATTTACCAATCTTAAAAACCGTCAATCGGCTATTAGGTGGCGTATTAGGATTTCTAGAAATTTACCTTTTACTATTTATTTTGCTATTCGTCGCAACCGTAGTACCAGTTGAAGGTGTTCAAAGCGCACTTCAATCGTCTGTTGTTGCAGGAATGATGATTGAACATACACCTTATTTATCAGATTGGTTAAGTGAATTATGGGTAAGGCCTTCATTTTAA
- a CDS encoding TetR/AcrR family transcriptional regulator translates to MSKRKGQKFDQIIDAAVLVIAKHGFHQAQVSKIAKEAGVADGTIYLYFKNKEDILISLFDEKMGAFVETSKLKIEKEKTIEDKLKVLISSHFSQLEKDYHLAVVTQLELRQSKVELRQRINQVLKGYLLLIDEIVQEGKEHGTFYVDLDPLLARQMIFGTLDEVVSNWVMSEGKFSLKKQTHTVQKMLLHGLTGR, encoded by the coding sequence TTGAGTAAACGTAAAGGTCAAAAATTTGATCAAATCATTGATGCTGCTGTTCTCGTCATAGCGAAGCATGGGTTTCATCAAGCGCAAGTTTCTAAAATTGCAAAAGAAGCCGGAGTAGCAGATGGAACGATCTATTTATACTTCAAGAATAAAGAAGACATTTTGATTTCTTTATTTGATGAAAAAATGGGCGCTTTTGTGGAGACAAGCAAGCTCAAAATTGAAAAAGAAAAAACAATTGAAGATAAGCTGAAAGTATTAATTTCGTCTCATTTCTCTCAATTAGAAAAAGATTATCATCTAGCAGTTGTGACTCAGCTGGAATTAAGGCAGTCAAAAGTAGAATTGAGACAAAGAATAAATCAAGTTTTAAAAGGATATCTTCTCTTAATAGACGAAATAGTACAAGAAGGGAAAGAGCACGGCACGTTTTATGTCGACTTAGATCCTTTATTGGCGAGACAAATGATCTTCGGCACACTTGATGAGGTTGTATCAAATTGGGTGATGTCTGAAGGGAAGTTCTCGCTTAAAAAACAAACACATACAGTCCAAAAAATGCTCTTACACGGGTTAACTGGACGCTAG
- the zapA gene encoding cell division protein ZapA produces the protein MENDDNKTRTTVRIQGQTYNVVSEEQTAHVKAVAKYIDGKMDELKKRNPYLDTTKLSVLTALNIADDYLKLKRDIEGE, from the coding sequence GTGGAAAATGATGACAATAAAACGAGGACGACAGTCCGTATTCAAGGTCAAACGTATAATGTGGTGAGTGAAGAACAAACTGCCCATGTCAAAGCGGTTGCCAAATATATAGACGGAAAAATGGATGAATTAAAAAAGAGAAATCCATATTTAGATACAACAAAATTATCCGTTTTAACAGCGTTAAACATTGCGGATGACTATTTAAAATTAAAGCGAGATATTGAAGGAGAGTAA
- a CDS encoding long-chain fatty acid--CoA ligase translates to METVEKRWTKHYPTSVKESINYDKHPLQYFFTESAKKYPEHEAVHFLGKSMTYEDLHNEALRFANQLVKLGVKKGDRVAVMLPNSPQSIISYYGILMAGGIVVQVNPLYVERELQHQLSDSGAKLILCLNSVLPRVQKVMDQTPVELVIVTGIPDYLPFPKGLLFPLVQKKQGIPKVKVEYSERILSFTKLIKEGKAEDPNVSVSSSDLALLQYTGGTTGLAKGVMLTHYNLVVNAQQCDAWLYKAEPGKERVLGVMPFFHVYGMTTVMNVAVMKSQTMVLLPRFNPKDVLKTIEKQKVTLFPGAPTMYIALCKQDDIGEYDLTSVNACISGAAALPQEVQQKFEKLTNGRIVEGYGLTETSPVACANPIWDKRKPGSVGIPWPDTEIMIYSAEKDGPAETGDIGEVFIKGPQVMTGYWNRPEDTSQTFHGDWFKSGDMGKMDEDGYVYIVDRKKELIIASGYNIYPREIEEVLYEHEEVVQAAVVGVPDEYRGETVKAFVVLKEGSTMTEADLKAYCAKRMAAFKLPKLYEFRSELPATLTGKILKRVLLDEERTKEDSQKKKQA, encoded by the coding sequence ATGGAGACTGTTGAAAAAAGATGGACGAAGCACTATCCAACTAGTGTGAAGGAATCAATCAATTATGATAAGCATCCATTGCAATATTTTTTCACTGAATCTGCCAAAAAGTATCCTGAACATGAGGCTGTTCATTTTCTAGGCAAGTCAATGACATATGAAGATTTGCATAATGAAGCGTTACGATTTGCAAATCAACTTGTGAAACTGGGGGTGAAAAAGGGCGATCGTGTGGCTGTCATGTTGCCAAATTCGCCGCAATCAATCATAAGCTACTATGGCATTTTAATGGCAGGTGGTATTGTTGTTCAAGTGAACCCATTGTATGTGGAAAGAGAGCTACAGCATCAACTTTCCGACTCTGGGGCTAAACTTATTCTTTGTTTGAATTCCGTTCTTCCCCGAGTGCAAAAAGTAATGGATCAAACGCCCGTTGAGCTTGTCATTGTAACCGGTATACCTGATTACTTACCATTTCCTAAAGGGCTATTGTTTCCGCTTGTTCAAAAAAAGCAAGGGATTCCAAAAGTGAAGGTTGAGTATTCTGAACGGATATTAAGCTTTACTAAACTGATTAAAGAAGGCAAGGCAGAAGATCCCAATGTTTCTGTTTCGAGTTCAGACCTTGCGTTGCTTCAGTACACTGGTGGTACAACAGGGCTAGCAAAAGGTGTTATGCTTACACACTATAATCTCGTTGTGAATGCACAGCAATGCGATGCATGGCTTTATAAAGCAGAGCCTGGGAAGGAAAGAGTCCTCGGTGTGATGCCGTTTTTCCATGTATATGGAATGACGACGGTAATGAACGTAGCAGTAATGAAAAGTCAAACGATGGTTTTATTACCGCGGTTTAATCCAAAAGACGTGTTAAAAACAATTGAAAAGCAAAAGGTAACGCTATTTCCTGGTGCACCAACCATGTACATTGCATTGTGTAAACAAGACGATATCGGTGAATATGACTTAACGTCTGTTAACGCCTGTATTAGTGGTGCCGCAGCGCTTCCGCAAGAAGTCCAGCAGAAATTCGAAAAACTAACAAATGGCCGAATTGTTGAAGGATATGGTTTGACAGAAACCTCTCCTGTTGCATGTGCAAACCCAATTTGGGATAAGCGGAAACCAGGGAGTGTCGGCATTCCTTGGCCAGACACAGAAATTATGATTTATTCTGCAGAGAAAGATGGCCCGGCGGAAACAGGGGACATTGGTGAAGTATTTATAAAAGGCCCTCAAGTCATGACTGGGTATTGGAATCGACCAGAAGATACGAGTCAGACATTCCATGGAGACTGGTTTAAAAGTGGCGACATGGGCAAAATGGATGAAGATGGCTATGTGTATATAGTAGACCGTAAGAAAGAACTAATTATTGCCAGTGGTTATAATATTTATCCACGGGAAATTGAAGAAGTATTATACGAGCATGAAGAGGTTGTTCAAGCGGCGGTTGTCGGTGTTCCAGATGAATACCGAGGCGAAACAGTTAAAGCGTTTGTTGTGTTAAAAGAAGGATCAACAATGACAGAAGCAGATTTAAAAGCCTATTGTGCGAAGCGGATGGCAGCATTTAAGCTACCGAAGCTCTATGAATTTCGAAGTGAACTGCCCGCTACACTAACAGGTAAAATATTAAAGAGAGTATTATTAGATGAAGAACGAACAAAGGAAGACTCGCAGAAAAAAAAGCAAGCCTAG
- the polX gene encoding DNA polymerase/3'-5' exonuclease PolX has translation MDKKQVIKALEDIALYLEIKGENAFKISAYRKAAQALEKDERPLQEMEKPQDLPGIGKATAEVIKELKETGQSTVLVELQESLPATLVELMHVPGLGGKKVGRLYRELGIEDKDGLLQAAQANKIQALEGFGAKSEEKIIQVIETWSVRPERLPLAAVLPIAANIEAQLNDCTGIIRYGRAGSLRRLRETVKDLDYIIATDEPAVVKQQLLELTGVTDVISKGDTKISLDIKIAHHTISVDFRLVEDDAFATALHHFTGSKDHNVRMRQLAKQQGEKINEYGVEVLESGDLLTFKDETSFFKHFGLGYIPPEAREDGTEIDLDPQAFSYEMKSDLHMHTTWSDGAQSIEEMVEAAGERGYHYIAITDHSQFLKVANGLTIERLNQQHQAIRQLNKENKHVHVFTGVEMDILPDGRLDYPDDVIASVDFVIASIHSSFSQSEEQIMARLKAAMFHPAVDLVAHPTGRLIGKREGYSVDVEQLIQWSKETGTALELNANPNRLDLEVKWLKRAAEVGIPISINSDAHRITMLDDVKYGYGQAAKARLNQNQIINTWSKEKLSAWLTTKKQDRRLSSWSTFSEY, from the coding sequence ATGGATAAGAAACAAGTTATTAAAGCGCTTGAAGACATTGCGCTTTATCTTGAAATTAAAGGAGAAAACGCCTTTAAAATATCAGCGTATCGTAAAGCGGCTCAAGCACTCGAAAAAGATGAACGTCCCCTTCAAGAAATGGAGAAGCCGCAGGATCTACCGGGAATTGGAAAAGCGACAGCAGAAGTCATTAAAGAACTTAAGGAAACGGGTCAATCGACTGTTCTTGTTGAATTACAAGAAAGTTTGCCTGCCACTTTAGTAGAGTTAATGCATGTTCCTGGTCTCGGAGGGAAAAAAGTAGGTCGCTTATATCGCGAGCTAGGAATTGAAGACAAAGATGGACTGCTTCAAGCTGCCCAAGCAAATAAAATTCAGGCGTTAGAAGGTTTTGGTGCTAAATCAGAAGAAAAAATCATTCAAGTAATTGAAACGTGGAGTGTGCGGCCAGAGCGACTTCCACTAGCGGCTGTTTTACCGATTGCAGCGAACATTGAAGCACAGTTAAACGATTGTACAGGGATTATCCGCTACGGCCGAGCAGGTAGCTTAAGACGTTTAAGAGAAACTGTCAAAGATTTAGATTATATTATCGCTACAGATGAGCCTGCAGTTGTTAAACAACAGCTGCTCGAATTAACTGGCGTGACAGATGTTATCTCTAAAGGGGATACGAAAATTTCGCTCGATATAAAAATAGCGCACCATACAATTTCCGTTGATTTTCGGCTAGTAGAGGATGATGCTTTTGCGACGGCCTTGCACCATTTTACAGGCTCAAAAGATCATAATGTTCGAATGAGACAGTTAGCAAAACAACAAGGGGAGAAGATTAATGAGTATGGTGTAGAAGTGTTGGAGTCAGGTGACCTTTTAACGTTCAAAGATGAAACGTCCTTTTTTAAACATTTTGGTCTTGGCTACATTCCTCCAGAAGCAAGAGAAGACGGAACGGAAATCGACCTTGACCCTCAAGCATTTTCTTATGAAATGAAGTCGGACCTCCATATGCATACAACGTGGAGTGATGGCGCACAATCGATTGAAGAAATGGTTGAGGCTGCAGGAGAAAGAGGCTATCATTATATAGCGATTACGGATCACTCGCAGTTTTTAAAAGTAGCCAATGGACTTACAATCGAACGTTTAAACCAACAGCATCAAGCTATTCGTCAATTGAATAAAGAAAACAAGCATGTGCATGTGTTTACCGGTGTTGAGATGGACATTTTACCTGATGGTCGTTTGGACTATCCGGATGATGTCATAGCATCCGTTGATTTCGTTATTGCGTCCATTCATTCATCGTTTTCACAAAGCGAGGAGCAAATCATGGCTCGATTAAAAGCAGCTATGTTCCATCCGGCAGTTGATTTAGTTGCCCATCCTACAGGGCGTCTTATTGGAAAGCGAGAGGGATATAGCGTTGATGTCGAGCAGCTCATCCAGTGGTCAAAAGAAACGGGTACCGCACTTGAGTTAAATGCTAACCCAAATCGACTTGATTTAGAAGTGAAGTGGTTGAAACGAGCGGCGGAAGTAGGAATACCGATTTCCATAAATTCAGATGCCCATCGGATTACAATGCTTGATGATGTGAAATATGGATACGGACAAGCAGCGAAAGCGCGTTTAAACCAAAATCAGATCATAAATACTTGGTCAAAAGAGAAACTATCCGCATGGTTAACTACGAAAAAGCAAGATAGGAGGCTTTCATCATGGAGCACGTTCTCCGAGTACTAG
- the pheT gene encoding phenylalanine--tRNA ligase subunit beta gives MLVSYDWLQEYIELHDVTPEEIAEKMTRSGIEIDFIHDRNKGASNVVVGYVTTKEQHPDADKLNVCQVDIGEEEHVQIVCGAPNVDAGQYVAVAKVGARLPGDVKIKKAKLRGQLSQGMICSLQELGIEGKLVPKRYAEGIYVFPEAAEVAPGDDVLSAMALHDRVLELDLTANRSDCMHMIGVAYELAALYDRPVKMPKIKVREIKETAEEHIRVQVEDAEDTPYYQALVIKNVTIAPSPAWLQNRLMAAGIRPISNVVDITNYVLLEYGQPLHAFDFHALATGEIHVRRAAEGEAFTTLDGIERTLASEQLVITNGKEPVALAGVMGGLDSEVTDATTTVVLEAASFSPALVRKSSKLSNVRSDSSARFEKGINEGRIGEAARRAAYLIQELAGGQILSGEVTQDHRDKKETTISLNLEQMNHRLGTELTISEVASIMGRLQLPCEKVAQDLVVSIPQRRKDLVIKEDLYEEVARIHGYDNIPSTLPLGTTTQGKRSWKQAVRSQIQRALSGAGLSDVISYSLTSPKKAARFVEDGYEPIRIDKPMSEERSVMRTSLLPHLFDIAAHNRNHRNQDLFIYELGSVFLTEETTLTELPREEERLAGLISGTFLNHMWQAEKKQSDFFLLKGMLEQVFVELALMDRIAFKQTEQQDFHPGRTAEILFDGIVIGVIGQVHPALQAEWDIDEAYVFELKLEGLVTSANQTTVYQGVPKFPAIVRDIALVVDKTIPVADLTTVIRSTGGDLLKHVKLFDLYEGEHLEDGKKSVAFSLTYRHNERTLTDEEVQAQHDQVLQALTDTYQAKLRS, from the coding sequence ATGTTAGTTTCATACGATTGGTTGCAGGAGTACATTGAGCTTCATGATGTCACGCCAGAAGAGATTGCTGAGAAAATGACGCGGAGTGGGATCGAAATTGATTTTATTCACGATCGGAATAAAGGCGCAAGCAACGTTGTGGTCGGGTACGTGACCACAAAAGAACAACATCCTGATGCGGACAAGCTGAATGTATGCCAAGTAGACATTGGTGAAGAGGAGCACGTGCAAATTGTATGTGGTGCGCCAAATGTTGATGCTGGTCAGTACGTTGCAGTCGCAAAAGTAGGGGCACGTTTACCAGGAGATGTGAAGATTAAGAAGGCGAAATTAAGAGGTCAGCTTTCTCAAGGGATGATTTGCTCGTTACAGGAGTTAGGAATAGAAGGGAAGCTTGTTCCGAAGCGCTATGCAGAAGGCATTTATGTTTTCCCGGAGGCAGCAGAAGTAGCGCCTGGCGACGATGTTTTATCCGCTATGGCTTTACACGATCGTGTGCTTGAACTTGATTTAACAGCGAATCGTTCAGACTGTATGCATATGATTGGCGTGGCTTATGAGTTAGCGGCATTGTACGATCGACCTGTGAAAATGCCTAAAATCAAAGTGCGCGAAATTAAAGAAACGGCGGAAGAGCATATTCGTGTACAAGTAGAAGATGCTGAAGATACACCGTATTATCAAGCTCTTGTTATTAAAAATGTAACCATTGCTCCGTCCCCAGCCTGGCTTCAAAATCGTTTGATGGCAGCGGGTATTCGTCCGATTAGCAATGTGGTTGATATTACGAACTATGTACTGCTTGAATATGGACAGCCGCTACATGCTTTTGATTTTCATGCGCTTGCCACAGGTGAAATTCACGTTCGCCGCGCAGCAGAAGGTGAAGCGTTTACGACATTAGATGGGATTGAAAGAACGTTAGCGAGCGAACAGCTTGTGATAACAAACGGGAAAGAGCCCGTTGCTTTAGCAGGAGTTATGGGAGGACTGGATTCTGAAGTAACAGATGCGACGACAACGGTTGTATTAGAAGCAGCTTCATTTTCACCTGCCCTTGTTCGAAAGTCTTCGAAACTAAGCAATGTTCGAAGTGACTCAAGTGCACGATTTGAAAAAGGAATCAATGAAGGCAGAATTGGAGAAGCAGCTAGGAGAGCCGCTTATTTAATCCAAGAACTTGCTGGTGGACAAATTCTAAGTGGCGAAGTGACTCAAGATCATCGCGATAAAAAAGAAACCACGATTTCGTTAAACTTAGAGCAAATGAACCATCGCTTAGGAACAGAATTAACCATTTCTGAAGTGGCTAGTATCATGGGTCGACTCCAGTTACCTTGTGAAAAAGTGGCCCAAGATCTTGTTGTTTCGATTCCACAGCGTCGAAAAGACCTTGTCATTAAAGAAGATTTGTATGAAGAAGTGGCGCGGATTCATGGGTACGATAACATCCCTTCAACGCTCCCACTGGGAACAACAACGCAAGGAAAGCGTTCTTGGAAGCAAGCTGTCCGTTCACAAATTCAACGTGCCCTTAGCGGTGCTGGGCTATCAGATGTAATCAGCTATTCATTAACGAGTCCGAAAAAAGCAGCTCGTTTCGTTGAGGATGGTTATGAGCCAATTCGAATCGATAAGCCGATGAGTGAAGAGCGCAGTGTAATGCGTACAAGTTTGTTGCCACATTTATTTGATATTGCAGCACATAATCGGAACCATCGCAATCAAGACCTTTTCATCTATGAATTAGGATCCGTGTTCTTAACGGAAGAAACAACCTTGACGGAATTACCTAGAGAAGAAGAACGGTTAGCAGGTTTAATAAGTGGCACGTTCCTTAACCATATGTGGCAAGCAGAGAAGAAACAAAGCGATTTCTTTTTATTAAAAGGGATGTTGGAGCAAGTGTTTGTTGAGCTCGCTTTAATGGATCGCATAGCTTTTAAGCAAACAGAGCAACAAGATTTTCATCCAGGACGTACAGCTGAAATCTTGTTTGACGGCATTGTGATTGGCGTAATTGGTCAGGTTCACCCTGCTCTACAAGCGGAGTGGGATATCGATGAAGCCTACGTGTTTGAGTTAAAACTTGAAGGACTTGTAACTTCAGCGAACCAAACGACTGTTTATCAAGGCGTACCGAAATTCCCAGCAATTGTCCGTGATATTGCACTTGTTGTTGATAAAACGATTCCAGTTGCTGACCTTACAACAGTCATTCGTTCGACTGGAGGCGATTTATTAAAGCACGTGAAGTTGTTTGACTTATACGAAGGCGAACATCTAGAAGACGGGAAAAAATCCGTTGCGTTTTCATTAACTTATCGACATAATGAACGGACATTAACAGATGAGGAAGTACAAGCACAGCACGATCAGGTACTTCAAGCGTTAACGGACACGTATCAAGCGAAACTACGCTCATAA